A region of the Methylomagnum ishizawai genome:
TGCACCGATACCACCGCCGGTTATTGGCGGGTGCGGATCGGCTGCCAGGCGCGGGCCTTGGAGAACCAGTGCTATGTGGTGCAGTCGCCGACCGTGGGCCTTGCGCCCTGGTCGGAAGCGGTGGATGTGAATATCGGGGCGGCGGCGGTGTATACGCCGGTGGATTATGGTTTCCCCGATAACGGCGTGCTGGCTATCGGCGAGATCAACCAAGCCCAGTGGGTTTATGCCGAGATCGATTTGGCTGCCATCGCCAAGATTCGGCAGACCGGGCAGGTGTTCAATTATCGGGATTGGGACGGGCAGTTCCGGTGCGTTTGATTCCGCTATCCGCCACTGTCGGCTGAAAGCATGAAACCGCCACACCGGAACGCCTGGGAATAAAGATAGGCTTGGGCAATAACCCGCCCCCGGACCGGCCAGGAGCGGGCCGGTTCGCCGCTATTCCTTGCCGATCTGATAAAGCTCTCTCTCGTTGTCCTCGACGATCTTGCCGGTGGCGGCGTCCACTTCCAGCTTGATCTCGCCCTTGTCGGTTTGGATATCGAGCTCGTAGGAGGCGCTGCCATCGGCCTCGATCTCGTATTCGACCTCGACCACTTCGCCCGGATGGGCTTTCAAGGCGATTGCCTTGGCTTGTTCCAAGGTGATTTTGGCCTTCGCCTTGAACAGGGCGGCCTCGGCGTTATCGACCTCCTGTTCCTCCTCGGTGATCTTGCCTTGGTTGGCATCGCATTCGAGTTCCCAGCTCTTGCCATCCTTGCCGAGAATCTCGAATTCATAGGTGGGAACGCCGCGCTCGTCCTTGAATTCCAGCTTGACCACCTCGCCTTCGCGCTGGGCGAGGACCGCTTTCAGGCAGGCTTCCATGCCGGCCTGGGTCTTGGGTAGGTCGAGGGCCGCCGTGGCCGGGGCGGAAGCGGCGAGCGCCAGGAAAGCCCACAGGATGCGTTGCGGATTGCTCATGGTTGTTCTCCTTTAACATAAACAGTTGGATCCCCCCACCCGGATCGGGTTGGCAGGGATAACCGATTATAGGCCGCGCCGGATAAATGGCCGCGCCCGCTTTGAACAACCCCGGTGTCGTACCCGGTTCCAAACCGCGGCCTAATTCCTGAACAAGCCATATTCATAGGCGATATGCGCCATTTCCGCCGTGGTGCGGGCGTTCAACTTGCTTTTGACCAGGGTGGTGTAGTTCGCCACGGTCTTGTAGCCCAGTTGCAACTCGTCCGCCACCTCGCGGGTGGTCAGCCCCTTCGCCAGCAGGCAGAAAATATCGAACTCGCGCGGCGACAACTCGTTGAGCGCCGTCGGCCCGGTGTTCTTGATGAAGGTCTGCACCGCCAATTTCTGCGCCAGTTCCGGCTCCACATAGCATTCGCCCTGGGCCACCTTCATCACCGCCTCGACCAGGGTCTCGGGGGCGCAGCTCTTGGTGATATAGCCCCTGGCCCCGGCTTCGAGGGCGCGGGTCACATAGGCGTGTTCGTCGTGGATGCTGAACATCAGGATGCGGGCGGCGGGATCGCGGGCGATGATGCGGCGCAAGGCCGCCAAGCCGCCGATGCCGGGCAGGTTCAAATCCATGACCGTGACCATGGGCCGGTAGTCCTGGTAATACTGGCAGGCTTCCTCGCTACGCCCGGCCTCGCACACGACTTCCATGCTCCCGCTTTGGGACAGCAGCAGGCGATAGCCCGCCCGCACCACGGCATGGTCGTCCACCAGCATGACGGTGATTTTGGGATTCATCGGTTGGTTTCTCCGTAGGGAATGCGAATAGCGATGGCGGCCCCGCGCCCTGGGCCGGTGTCCAATTGGAAATGTCCGCCCAGGCCCGCCACCCGTTCCTTCATACCGGCCAGCCCGAAGCCGCGGCGGGGTTGCCCAGGGTCGAAGCCGCGGCCATCGTCGCGGAACGCCAGTTCGATCCAGCCCCCCGCCCCGGCCTCGGCCAACCCCAGGCGGATGGACACCTGCCGGGCCTCGGCATGGCGGGCCACATTGGTCAGGCATTCCTGGACGATGCGGTATAGGTGGATGCTGGCTTCCCCGGCGTATTCGTCCAGTCCGTCCTCGCACGCGCAGTCGATGGCGAGGCCGGGCTGGGCGACCCGCCAGTTCCCCACCAAATCCTCCAGCGAGGCGGTCAAGCCCAGTTCGTCGAGGATGCTGGGCCTGAGGCGGCGCATCATGGCGCGGACCACGCCGAACAAGCGGTCGCAGGTCGCCATGATATGGTCGGCGGCTTCGCGGTTGGCGGCGGCGTGGTGGCGGAGGGCGGCGGCCATGGCCTTGATCGCGGTCACGGACTGGCCGAATTCGTCGTGGAGTTCGCGGGCCAGGTGGCGGCGCTCCTCCTCCTGGATCGACATGGATTGGCGGATCAAGGCGCGGTTCTCGTCGCGGGATTTCTCCAGGGCGGCGGCCATGTGGTTGAACGCGCCCGAGATGCGCTGGAATTCCGGCAGGGAGAAACCGGGCAGGCGCTTGCCGTATTCACCTTTCTCGATGCCTTCCAGGCCGTCCATGATCTGCCCCACGGCGCGGAAGGCGCGGCCCACGGTGATATGCACCAAGCCATACACCGCCAGGGCCAGGGCCAGCAATAGATAAAGGAAACCTTCGGTTTCGCGCCAAGCCTCGGCGATTTCGTCGCCGCTTTCGGCCTCGATGCGGAGGGCCGCCCGCCCGCCCGCGCCATCGGACAGCAGCCTTTCCTCCACCACGGGTTCCGGCATGACCGCCCAACGGAACCAGCCCGGCGCGTCCGCCTCGGGCGCGGCGGGCGGCAGGTTGAGGACCGTGGCGGCTTGGCCGGCGAAATGGATGCGCAGGTGGCGGGTGCGCTCCAAGCGCCCCAATTGGGACAGCCAGACCGAATACGGGGTACCGCTAGGGCTGGCTTCCTTGCCCACGGCGGCTTGGCCCGCCTCGATCAATTGCAGGGCCAGGTTCACCGTGGAACGGGTTTCCTCCTCGACCGAACGGCTGGCGCTGTGGATGGCGAACACGAAACCCAGCCCGATGATCAGCAGCATCGCGGTCGCGATCATCACATTCAAACGGAAGCGCAAACTGAATCCGATCATGGCGTGGGGGTCGTTCAAAGGCTAGGTGGTGCCGGGACGCTCTAGCCTAACCCATCGCGGAGGCCAAACCATCGGGAGATATTCCCGAATACATCCGGGAAAAAATCCGAACGCCACACCCACCCCCACGCACCGCCCCACCCCGGCGGCAACGCCCACCGGGAAGATTTTTCGTCGTTTTGATGATTTTTTCCCGCCTGTATTGAGTCTGGATTCCGTATTTCCCCCCCGGTCCCGGCGGGCACAATGCGCTCCGGCAAACCCTGGGCTGTCCTGCTTCCGGGTAGCCCCTACAAGAACGACCGGACCTTAGGAGGAATCCCATGCAAATGCGTAAGCTGGCGGCGGCCGTCGGAGCCGTGCTGTTCACGACCGGCCTCGCCGCCGTATCCGGCGTGGCCTCGGCCAACGCCGACCTCGACCGGCTGTCCCACGACGACCGCAACTGGGCCATGCAGACCAAGGACTATTCCGCGACCCATTTCTCGAAAATGACGCAGATCAACGCGGACAACGTCAAATATCTGAAACCGGCCTGGACCTTTTCCACCGGCACCCTGCACGGCCACGAAGGCGCGCCGCTGGTGGTGGACGGCATCATGTACGTCCACACCCCGTTCCCGAACAATGTCTACGCCATCGATCTCAACGATCCCGGCAAGATCCTCTGGCAGTACAAGCCCAAGCAGAACCCCGCCGCCCGCGCCGTGGCCTGCTGCGACGTGGTGAACCGCGGCGTGGCCTACGTCCCGGCGGGCGACCATGGCCCGGCCAAGATTTTCCTGGCCCAGTTGGACGGCAATGTCGTCGCGCTGAACGCCAAGACCGGCGAAGAAATCTGGAAGGTGGAAAACTCCGATATCACCATGGGTTCGACCCTGACCGGCGCGCCCTTCGTCGCCAAGGACAAGGTGTTGATCGGTTCCGCCGGGGCCGAGTTGGGCGTCCGGGGCTATGTCACCGCCTACAACATCAAGGACGGCAAGCAGGAGTGGCGGGCCTACGCCACCGGGCCGGACTCCGACTTGCTGCTCGACGACAAATTCAACGAACACAACCCGCACTACGGCCAGTTCGGCCTAGGGCTCCAGACCTGGGAAGGCGACGCCTGGAAGATCGGCGGCGGCACCAACTGGGGTTGGTATGCCTACGATCCCAAGCTGGACATGGTTTATTACGGTTCCGGCAACCCGGCGCCGTGGAACGAAACCATGCGTCCCGGCGACAACAAATGGACCATGACCATCTGGGGCCGCGACCTGGAAACCGGCAAGGCCAAGTTCGGCTACCAGAAGACGCCGCACGACGAATGGGATTACGCCGGTATCAACTACATGGGCCTGTCCGAGCAGGAAGTGGATGGCAAAATCCAGCCCTTGCTGACCCACCCCGACCGCAACGGCCTGGTCTACACCCTCAACCGCGAAACCGGCACCCTGGTCAACGCCTTCAAGATCGACGACACCGTCAACTGGGTGAAGAAGGTCGATCTGAAAACCGGCCTCCCCATCCGCGACCCGGAATACGCCACCTACATGGACCACGAAGGCAAGGGCATCTGTCCTTCCGCCATGGGCTACCACAACCAGGGGCTAGAGTCCTACGACCCGGACAAGAAGCTGTTCTTCATGGGCGTGAACCATATCTGCATGGACTGGGAACCGTTCATGCTGCCCTACCGCGCCGGCCAGTTCTTCGTGGGCGCGACCCTCAATATGTACCCCGGCCCGAAAGGCACCCTGGGCCAGGTCAAGGCCATGAACTCCGTCACCGGCAAGATGGAATGGGAAGTGCCGGAGAAGTTCTCGGTCTGGGGCGGCACGCTCGCCACCGCCGGCAACCTGGTGTTCTACGGCACCCTGGATGGCTACATCAAGGCCCGCGACTCCCGCACCGGCGACCTGTTGTGGAAGTTCAAGCTGCCCTCCGGCGTCATCGGCCATCCGATCACCTACATGCACAACGGCAAGCAGTACGTCGCCATCTATTCCGGCGTGGGCGGCTGGCCGGGCGTCGGCTTGGTGTTCGACCTAAAAGACCCGACCGCCGGCCTCGGCGCGGTGGGCGCGTTCAAGGAACTGGCCCATTACACCCAGATGGGCGGTTCGGTGTTCGTGTTCGCGCTCAACTAAGCCAACGTAGGGTGGGCATGGAGCCATGCCCACCATTTCTCCGGCGCACGGTGGGCATGGACACATGCCCACCCTACATAGGAATTTCGATCTATGCGTTTCAAGCGCCTAGCGCTGCTGGCCCTGCTGTTCCCGCTGCACGGGACCGCCAACGCCGCCGAGCCGCTCAAGGTCTGCGCGGCGGAAAACGAGCTGCCCTATTCCAACCAGGAAGGCAAGGGCTTCGAGAACAAGCTGGCCGAACTCATCGCCGACGGTCTGGGCCGGACGGTGGAGAACGTCTGGTGGCAAGACCCGCGCTATTTCATCCGCGACCAGTTGGAGCAAGGTCTGTGCGAGGTGGTGATCGGCGTGGACGCCGAAGACCCCAGGCTGCTGACCTCGACGCCGTATTACCGTTCCGGCTATGTGTTCGTCTACCGCAAGGAAAAGGGCCTGAAGGTCGAGGACTTCGACAGCCCCTACCTGGCGAAGGCCAAGCAGATCGCCTTCATGCCCGATACCCCGGCGGAGTTGCTGCTGAAGAAGATCAACCGCTATTACGACCAGTTCAACTACCTGCAATCGCTGGTGGGCTTCAAGGCCCGGCGCAACCAATACGTGCGCTACGACCCGGAAAAGCTGGTGAAGGAAGTCGAATCCGGCAACGCCGACCTCGCCATCCTGTGGGGTCCGCAAGCGGCCCGCTATGTGAAGGCGGCGGAAGGCAAGCTGGAGATGCGGGTGATCCCCGACCACCAAACCCGGGCCGATGGCGAGAAGGTGCCGTTCCACTATTCCACCGCGGTCGGCGTCAAGAAGGACAACACCGCCCTGATGGACGGAATCAACCGGGTGCTTAGGGAAAAGGCCAAGGACGTCCAAGCCCTGTTGAAGGCGGAAGGGATTCCGCTGCTGCCATTGGACGAAACCGGAAGCGGAAGCCACGCGCCCCATAAACGCAAAAAGTAGGGTGGGCATGAGTCCATGCCCACCGGATGGGCGCGGATAACGCGCCCACCCTATTACGAAGAGGAATAATCCCCCGATGAAACCCAAGACCCATCAAGCCGCGTTCGCCTTCGGGCTGGCGCTGGCCTCGCTTTCGGCCCAGGCCGAGATCACCTTCCGCCACGCCGTCACCGGCGAAACCCTGAGCTTCGAGTACGGCAAGCCGGGCGGCGACACCGAGGCGTTCAAAAAATTCAAGGAGACCGGCAAGAACCCCTACAACGGCAACGCCGACGCCGTCGAGAAGGGCCATAGCCTCTACCTCACCGGCTGTTCCGGCTGCCACGGCCACGAAGCCGAGGGCAAGCTCGGGCCGGGTCTCGCCGACGATTACTGGACCTATCCGCGGGGCCTGACCGACGTGGGCTTGTTCGAGATCCTTTGGGGCGGCGCCCAGGGCATGATGGGGCCGCAAAGCACCAACATGAACGCCGACGAGATGCTCAAGGTCATGGCTTGGCTCCGCAGCCTGTACAAGGGCGATCCGGCCAAGGCCGAATGGCTGAAATGATTCCCCCCACCCCGACCGACAGGAGAGAAGACCCATGATGTTCAAGCACCTGTTCCCCGCCGTCCTGCTGGTGGCCGCGTCCAGCACCCAGGCCTACGACGGCACCCATTGCAAGGCCCCCGGCAACTGCTGGGAACCCAAGCCCGGCTATCCCGACAAGGTGGCCGGCAGCAAATACGACCCCAAGCACGACCCCAACGAGCTGAACAAGCAGGCGGAATCGATCAAGGCCATGGAGGAACGCAACCGCAAGCGCGTGGAGAACTACGCCAAGACCGGCAAGTTCGTCTACAAGGTGGAAGATATCAAGTAACCCCGTCGCGTGCGTCCCGCCCCCCCGGCGGGACCGCCAGAACGCCACACCTGCCCATCCGTGACTCATGCGCCAAGACCGTGAAGCCGAAATCGTATCGGCGATGTTAGGACTCGTTTTCGCCATCCTCGCCGTGGTGTCGTTGACCACCCGCCTGGGACTCTACGGGTTGTTGTTGTTCCTGTGCGCCGCGCTGGCCGCCACCGGCGTCCTGCCCGGACACTACCGGAGCCTCAAAGGCGCGTTCCAACGCGGCTGAAGCGCCCGCGTCCCACACCCTGCCGGAACCCATGAACCAGAACGACAAGCGCCTCGCCGATAGCTGGCCCCAGGCTTTGGCTTTCGAGGAACAAATCAAGAACGCCATCGTCGGCCAGGACCAGGCCGTGCGCCTGGTCGCCATCGCGGTGTTCGCCCGCGGCCACGTCCTATTGGAGGGCGGGGTCGGGGTCGGCAAGACCACCTTGCTGCGGGCGGTGGCGCGGGCCATCGGCGGCGAATGCGAACGCATCGAGGGCACCATCGACCTGATGCCCTCCGACCTGATCTATTACACCTACCTCGACGACCAGGGGAAACCCGGCGTCGCGCCCGGTCCCTTGCTGCGCCGTGGCGGGGGGCTTTCGACCTTCTTCTTCAACGAGATCAACCGCGCCCGGCCCCAGGTGCATTCCCTGCTGCTCAGGGTGATGGCCGAACGCGCCGTGACCGCCTTCAACCGCGAATACAGCTTCCCCCATCTGCAAGTGTTCGCCGACCGCAACCGGGTCGAGAAGGAAGAAACCTTCGAGTTGCCCGCCGCCGCCCGCGACCGCTTCATGCTGGAAATCGCCGTGCCGACGCCGACCCAGCCGGATATCCTGGACCTCCTCGCCTTCGAGCCACGCTTCCACGACCCCGACGCCCTGCTGGCCGCGGTGGCACCGGGCGTCCTGGCCTTCGAGACATTGAACGAACTGGCCGCCGCCATCCAGGCCGGCATCACCGCCACGCCCGCGCTCAAGACCTATGTGCGGGAGCTGTGGCGGGCGGCCTCGGAGCCGGAAGCCCTGGGCATCCGCTTGCCGGATGCCGATAGCGGCGATTTGATCGAGGCCGGACCCAGCCCGCGCGGCATGAGCCATCTGATCCGGGCGGCGCGGGTGCGGGCTTGGCTGGCCCAGCGCAGCCATGTGCTGCCCGAGGATGTGCAGGCGGTGTTTCCCGCCGCGATGGGGCACCGCATCTTCCTCAAGCCGGTGTACGAATACCGCCGCGCCGAACTGGTGCCCGAATTGGTGGGCCGCATCCTGCGCTCGGTGGCCGCGCCGTGAAACCCGCCGAATTCACCTACCGCGTTCCGGGCCGGGCCACGCATCCCCGCCCCGGTGCCCATCGCAGCCGACGGGACGGCGAAGGCCAGGCGTTCCGCCACCTCGCGCCCTTGTTGAGCCATCCCGATCCGCGCCGCCTCGACCTCAGGGCCAGCCTCACCGACCCCTTCGGCCAGTTCCGGGTGCGGCTGTACGAACAACGCTCCGCCGTCCAGGTGTTCGCCCTCCTCGACCTGTCCGGTTCCATGGGCCACCGGGGCGCGCATCCGAAAATGGCGGTGCTGGCCGATTTCGTCGAAGGTTTGGCGGCATCGGTCTACCGCCAGGGCGATACCTTGGGCCTTTGGGGCGCGGCGGAAAAAATCCACCCCGAATTCTGCCTGCCGCCAACCCGCCAACCCGGTCCGGCCTTCCGCCTGGCCGGGCGCTTGCGCCGCTACGCGCCGCATGGCAGCCATTGCCGGGGCTTGGGATTGGCCGGGCGGAGGCTGCCGCGCCGCCGCAGCTTGGTGTTCCTGGTGTCGGATTTCCATGCGCCCCTGGCCGCGCTGCGGGAAATCCTGGCCGGGTTGGCCCAGCACGACCTGGTGCCGGTGGTGATCTGGGATGAAGCCGAAACCCTGCCGCAAGGCCGGGGCTTGATCCGGTTGGCCGACCTCGAAGGCGGCGGCGACCAGCTCCTGGCCCTGCGCCCCGCGCTGAGGTCGCGCCTGGAAGACCAGTTCCGCCAGCGCCGCGCCCGGCTGGGCACGCTGTTCCACCAAGCCGGGCGCGAACCCTTGTTCCTGACCGGCGGTTTCGATGCCGACCGGATCAGCCGCTATTTCCTGGAGGCGGCATGAGGCTCCCGCCCCGGCCCTCCCGCAAGCTGGCCGCGGCCTGCGCCCTGGCGGTGGCGACGGGCTGGGCCGACGCCGCCCCCACGGTCCGCCTCGCGGCACCCCACGCCTACGGCTACACCGTCGGCGATACGGTCCGCCACGTCCTGACCGTGGACCCGGAACCCGGCGACCGGCTGGACATGGCTTCCCTGCCCCAGCCCGGCCCGGTGAACCGTTGGCTGGAACTGCGGCGGGTCGCGGTCGAACCGGGACCGGGCACCCAACTGAACATCGCGCTGGAATACCAAACCTTCTACGTCCCGCTCACGGTCAAGACGTTGGCGATCCCCGGTTTCAGCCTGCGCTTCACCGGAACCACCGGGACCACCACCGCCGCCATCCCCGCTTGGCCGTTCAGCGTATCGCCGGTCCATGGCCTCGCGGTCTTGTCCGGGGATGGCCTGGACGCCGTGCAAGCCGACGCGTCCCCGGCAGCGCCCGACACCGCCACACCGCTGATCCGCTCCGGCGGCTTGGCGCTGGCCGGATTGCTGGCCCTGGCCTATCTCGGCCATCTGCGCGGATTCTGGGGCTGGGGTCGGCGCGGACGGCATTTCCGCGAAGCGCGGCGTGCCTTGCGCCGTTTGGCGACCGGGGGCGGCGGCGAGGCGGCGGTGTTGCGGGCGGGTTTCGCCGTGGTGCATCGCGCCTTCGACCGCACCTTGGAAGAACCCTTGTTCGCCGAGCGGCTGCCGCAATTCTTCGCCGACCACGCGGCCTATGCCGGGATGCGCGGCGAGATCGAGGCTTTTTTCCAAGCCTCCTACGCCTTGTTCTTCGGCGAGGGCGGCGTCGGCAACTACGGTTGGGACCGGCTGGAAAACCTATGCCGCGCCTGCCTCCGCATCGAACGGAACCGCCCCGCATGAACCTCGGTTTCGCCCAACCCCTCTGGCTATGGCTGGCTCCCCTGGCCGCGCTGCCATTATGGCGCTCGCTGTTCGCGCCGGTCGGCTATCCCTGGAACCGGATGCTGCCGGACGATACCGGCTCGCGGGCGCTGGACTACGCCTTGCGCCTATTGGGCGTGCTGGCCTTCCTCGGCTTGATCCTGGGCCTGGCCGACCCGTACCTGCGGGAATCCAGCGTCGAACGGGTCGGCAAGGGGGCCAACCTCGTCCTGCTGCTGGACCGCAGCCGCAGCATGGACGACAGCTTCGCCGGGCGTGCGCCGGGCGGCGGCGAGGAAGCCAAATCGGCGGCGGCGGTGCGCTTCCTGGGGCGGTTCATCGACAGCCGCCCGCACGACCGCATCGGGGTCGCGGCCTTCAGCACCGGCCCCTTGTTCGTGCTGCCGCTGACCGACAACCGCGAGGCGGTGGCCGCCGCCGTGCGGGCGGCGGGATTGCCCGGCCTGGCCCAGACCCATGTCGCCAAGGGCTTGGCCCTGGCCCTGTCCTATTTCGAGGGCGGCGGTTCCCCCGGCTCGCGGGCGGTGCTGCTGGTCTCCGACGGCGCGGCGGTGATCGACCGCCAGAGCGAAGCCCTGCTGCGCCGCGCCTTCGTCGAGAGCGGCGTCCGGCTGTACTGGATTTTCCTGCGCACGGCGGGCAATCCCGGCTTGTTCGAGTTGCCGGACCCCGTGGACGACACCCCGGAAGCCCGCCCGGAACGCCATCTGCATTTGTTCTTCGAGAGCTTGAATATCCCCTACCGCGCCTACGAGGCGGAAAACCCGGAAACCCTGGGCCGGGCCATGGCCGATATCGACCGGCTGGAAAACCTGCCCCTGCGCTATACCGAGACCCGGCCACGCCAGCCCCTGGGCCTATATGGCTATGTCTTGGCCCTGGTGGCCCTGGCCGGGTTGGCGGTCGCCAAATACAGCGAGGTCGAGCCATGTCCGGCGCGTTGAGACAGCGCTTGCTGCTGGGGTTGGCGCTGCTGGCCCTGTCCGGCGCGGCCTGGGAACTCGGGCGATGGCGGGCGGCGCGGGACATCGCCGCCGCCCTGGCCGAATTCGCCGCCGGACGCGATATCGGCCCGGAACGGCGCTTCGACGCGGCTTTGCCGGTGCGCCTGGCCTATGCGCTGTACCTGGGGCGGCAGGAGCGCCACGCCGACGCCCAGGCCGAATTGGCCGAATTGGCGGGCGAAGGCGATCCGGCCTTCCACGTCGGCGTCTTGTACGACCTGGGCAATGTCTATCTGCGGCAAGCCTTGGCGACGGTCGAGCGCGGCGAGCCGGGACGCGCCGCGCCCCTGGCGGAATTGGCGAAGGATGCCTACCGCCGCGCCTTGCGGATCGATCCCGGCTTCCGCGACGCCAAGTACAACCTGGAAACCGCCTCGCGCCTATTGCCGGATTTCGACCCGGTGGACAACGGCAGCGAAGCCCCGGACGAGGAAGCGGCCCGCAAGCTCTGGACGCGGGTACCGGGCTTCCCGCGTGGGTTGCCCTGATGGCGGCACGGCTGTGGCGCGATGCGGCGGGACGGCGTTTGACGGCGGCGCTGTTGCTGGCCGGGCTGGCCTGCCTGCCCTGGGGCACCGAGCGGGAACAGCCGGTGTTCAATTACATCGCCGTGGTGGACATCACCCGCAGCATGAATGTCGAGGATTACCGGATCGATGGCGCGCCGGTCAGCCGTTTGGACTTCGTGAAGCGGGCCTTGCGCGGGGCGGTGGCCGGACTGCCCTGCGGTTCGCACTTCGGCCTCGGCGTCTTCACCGAGCGCAGCGCCGCCCTGCTGTTCGAGCCCATCGAAACTTGCGCGGGCTTCCCGGCCATCGCCGCCGCCCTGGACCGGCTGGATTGGCGCATGGCCTGGGCCGCCGATAGCCGTATCGCCGCCGGGCTGCTGAATACCCTGGAAAGCCTGGCCCGCTACGACGCCGACCTGGTGTTCGTCACCGACGGCCAGGAAGCCCCGCCGCTCAATCCGCGCTACCGGCCCCGCCTCGACGCGGTGCGCGGGAAGATGCGCGGGCTGGTGCTGGGGGCGGGGGGCTTGGTGCCCATGCCCATCCCCAAATTCGACGAGGCGGGCCGCCAAACCGGGTTCGTATCCCCGGACGAGGTGCCGCACCGTTCCACCTTCGGCCTGTCGGAAATGGCCCCGGAACAGATCGAGGGCTACCACGCCCGCAACGCGCCCTTCGGCAACGCCACGGTCGCGGAAACCGAGCATCTTTCGGCCCTGCGCGAGGATTACCTGCGCCAACTCGCCGCCGAAGGCGGGCTGGAATATCGCCGCCTCCTGGGCGGGGAAGGTTTGGGCCACGCCTTGTTGCGCCCGGAGTTGGCCCGAACGGCACGGGTCCGGACCGGGCTTTCCCATTGGCCCGCGGGCTTGGCCCTGGCCGCCTTGGTGGCGGCGTATGGGGTGGGCCGCGGCAGGACGACCATCGGCGATTGGACAGGCCGCGTCAAGGCGGCCATCGACGGTTGGAAGGCCCGGCCCTTCCGCCCGCGCAGGGCTGTTTTTCACGAAGAGGAGCGATAACCCCCATGTTGAAACTTGTACGCCCGGTCCTGGCCGGTGCCGCCTATCTGGCCGCGTTCAGCGCCGCCGC
Encoded here:
- a CDS encoding nonribosomal peptide synthetase MxaA, giving the protein MRLPPRPSRKLAAACALAVATGWADAAPTVRLAAPHAYGYTVGDTVRHVLTVDPEPGDRLDMASLPQPGPVNRWLELRRVAVEPGPGTQLNIALEYQTFYVPLTVKTLAIPGFSLRFTGTTGTTTAAIPAWPFSVSPVHGLAVLSGDGLDAVQADASPAAPDTATPLIRSGGLALAGLLALAYLGHLRGFWGWGRRGRHFREARRALRRLATGGGGEAAVLRAGFAVVHRAFDRTLEEPLFAERLPQFFADHAAYAGMRGEIEAFFQASYALFFGEGGVGNYGWDRLENLCRACLRIERNRPA
- a CDS encoding vWA domain-containing protein, which codes for MNLGFAQPLWLWLAPLAALPLWRSLFAPVGYPWNRMLPDDTGSRALDYALRLLGVLAFLGLILGLADPYLRESSVERVGKGANLVLLLDRSRSMDDSFAGRAPGGGEEAKSAAAVRFLGRFIDSRPHDRIGVAAFSTGPLFVLPLTDNREAVAAAVRAAGLPGLAQTHVAKGLALALSYFEGGGSPGSRAVLLVSDGAAVIDRQSEALLRRAFVESGVRLYWIFLRTAGNPGLFELPDPVDDTPEARPERHLHLFFESLNIPYRAYEAENPETLGRAMADIDRLENLPLRYTETRPRQPLGLYGYVLALVALAGLAVAKYSEVEPCPAR
- a CDS encoding MxaK protein; protein product: MSGALRQRLLLGLALLALSGAAWELGRWRAARDIAAALAEFAAGRDIGPERRFDAALPVRLAYALYLGRQERHADAQAELAELAGEGDPAFHVGVLYDLGNVYLRQALATVERGEPGRAAPLAELAKDAYRRALRIDPGFRDAKYNLETASRLLPDFDPVDNGSEAPDEEAARKLWTRVPGFPRGLP
- a CDS encoding vWA domain-containing protein — translated: MAARLWRDAAGRRLTAALLLAGLACLPWGTEREQPVFNYIAVVDITRSMNVEDYRIDGAPVSRLDFVKRALRGAVAGLPCGSHFGLGVFTERSAALLFEPIETCAGFPAIAAALDRLDWRMAWAADSRIAAGLLNTLESLARYDADLVFVTDGQEAPPLNPRYRPRLDAVRGKMRGLVLGAGGLVPMPIPKFDEAGRQTGFVSPDEVPHRSTFGLSEMAPEQIEGYHARNAPFGNATVAETEHLSALREDYLRQLAAEGGLEYRRLLGGEGLGHALLRPELARTARVRTGLSHWPAGLALAALVAAYGVGRGRTTIGDWTGRVKAAIDGWKARPFRPRRAVFHEEER